The window cttatattttatcctatttttttttcgaaatcttatgatgataaaattgttattttatttaatagttactttaaaattcaGAATAATTTCTTCctgcataaaaaaatactttcttcaaaaataatttttactactATATAAAAGTTGAAttcatgatataaaaaattagtgcAAAATTTCCCATCTGCTTATAATAACTTTACTTGAATAGGTTTTATCTTGactagaaaaaaaaggaattaatcACGctgaaattttctaaaattaaataccGCAATCACTTAGGCATAGTGACATATCTGAAAAACTTGcctataaaattaagttaacttTTTCTTTGAGGACATGCGGCGGAGTCGGTGAGATTTGCAACTAAAATGGGTTGGATGCAAATCAAATATTGCATTGAGGCTTCATTCGGTTCTTGACACTGAAATTAAACAACTAGCATCCACTTCGATCTaagcttgtttttattttcttttatagatTACCCCATTTAATGTGGAATAATTATGCTCGAATCAAATAAAACTATTACATAATTATTACGTTATTTAACTAATACTCAAAATTCCAACATACTCCTAgttttaattgtatattttatgtCACTTTGAAGCtagctaaaaaaatatatacatatataacatattaatatgTCAAGTTTAGTCCAAATTCTTGTTGTACCGAAAGATCATTCTATTCTTTTTGGTAGAATAAAGTTTCTGCAACTTTCGGAATTCGGATTCACCCATGTCATTTGGAAGATATCGGCGAAAAGTTTCGTCTTTTCAGAAAATTTCATGTTACGTATCGGCTTCTACTCCAACATTCTTCTGATTTTTTAAGGTAATAAATGTAAAGAGATTTTAACTCATGTATAGTCTTTTAATCCAGCATTctctaaaaaatgattttaacttataagcAAAAAGTTTACGGaagaaactttatttattttttcttattttctttttttataagcattTGAAGAGAAAATTATCTGAGCGACACATGttctaatataattttgtttaactAGAATGAATTTAGAAATGTATCCTGATTATGATTATcgatttaaaactaatttaattaaaattaattctacaactttaaaataaacagGCTCTAACAAAACTGACTAGAAGATGCCTACCAATTATAAGCCTAGTCCTGAGACTATGCTACTGCTACTGTACCGCACTGCAGACTGCAGACCCACGTGATAGCCTATTATCTTCACATTTCAGCTACCAAATACTGGAGTACCAGATTGTAAATTGTCTGTGccttttttaagaataaattaatagCATAATAGCACAACTATGGTAGGGTTgctcaaccttttttttttttttgaattttataaatatgagaTTTAAgaattttgaacaatttttttctccaatATTGTAAtctttaagaatttaaaataagtcctacaatttattagtaatttttaagaACCATCACTTATATAAGCAATGATTCCTATATAAGAAACCATCCTTATATGTCAATTGCTCAAAatggtgtgtatatatatatatatatatatatatatatatatatatatatttaaaaccttcatcattcaaaatactctaattaaaagtatatctaaaaaaatttaaataactagataagttatcaaaaaataaaaatattttattttcttataaactaaaagatattttcttaattcaccaaaaaaagagatatcttaaaaaaaatttaaaaaaatactacaggCATTTTTCAAAACTTATTAAACGCATTTTAAACATAATACCCCAATTACTCCgattttaatttctcttaagCAACATCTTGCATTCAAGTCCAAGTCTTGTCAATGGAAACCATATACTAAGAGAACTTTGTCCCCTTAAATGAGTCAAGTTGGCTCAAGTCTGATTAATCGAAACTCTCAATGGAACTTTCCAATAGCGCGagtctaaaaaaaaatctaaataaattGATAGTACATTATACAAGCAACTTAGAAGCATTGCCATTTCAGCTTAAAGCCTTAAACAAGTTGCCCCCAAGTGTCAAGACACTCAAAAAAATGTTCTCTCTTCAGCTTTTAGGGTGCAGCCATGGAAGGAAAATtaccataaatatttttatttatttatttatcataaaaaaattacaatttcaatCCAATAATATGAACCAcaaaaattgtttgaataaataCTAGTGTTACAACTGCTAACGCCACAACTCATTTGCTCCTAACACCCTATAACATGTTTCAAAATTGGTTGAATCTACTATCAGGATCTCTTCACAATAGCAGTAGCATAGAAAGGATGATGACAGAATGTAAAAGAAATCTTCAACTTTGGATCAAGGGCTCCTGCCTGACAAACATTCAAGGCAATGCTGTTGCGTTCTGCTACTTGCTCTACTCTGCACAGCTCGGCCATTGTGTCAGGGTCATTGGCAAAACTACTTTTCACCTCTTTTGCTATCCTCTGAGCTTCCTTGAAGTAATCACAGATAGCTAGGGTCTGAAGGAGAAacaaacaagtaaaaaaattgtctctAAAAGCAACACCACATGAtaattttcaaaagaatacTCACAGAGAAGTTAGCATGCATAGTTGACTCCTTGAATGACACATATGAGATGTGATCAGGAACGCAAGCTTTCTGTAAAAGCTCGAATTGCTGAATAAATATCTGGAGAAAAGTTTATATGTTAATTAAGTTGCAAATGAAAAGCTTGATTAATAAAGTACAAAATTCCATGGGTTAACCATCCACAAATTGGTCATGAACTACGTATACATATTATTGTTAAGTATAAACAAAGATTCCGTTTACTGAATATCTCTGGATCTTTTagatattcacaaaatatacttGGATACCATAGAAAAGCCTCTAAATGcagtttaaataatttattgaaggTTTCTCCTTATATTTTGGCAAATCTATACTTGTATATCCAAAACTATCTTTTCTTATCTGCATGACAAGATTACAAGTATTCAACTATCTTATCAGCATGACAAAATTACATGTATTCAGgcaaaaaaacaatattaataattagttaTACATAAGATATATTTGTTTCATCCAAGCCGGAGCCATGAAATGGTGGGAACTATGAAACCACAATTTAGTATATGATGTATGGGAAATGAGTATTTGATGGTTCTAAAAGACAGAAAAACGGACTAGGATTTAGGACCCGTCTGAAAACTCAATCCAACACTGGTAATGAAAAGATTCATCATTGAAATTTAGTGGGGTTTGATTACATGCCAAAactgaaattagtgaaaattttCTGAAAGCGATAAACTAATTGAAATAGTATCCATTAGTGTAatcttattatattaaatattaatacacTTAAAAGAAACCAAGCATTAAAGTTTGGCACTGTTTGTAAACTCAACATGCTAAGTTTTAGTTTTAGCAAAGACACAacgtttttaatgtttttaatacaTTTGAAATTTGTATATGGTGAAACAGAAAACCTTACCTCATGCTCTGTATTGAAAGGGCTTTGCAGTGGAACTATTCTGCACTCATTCCTCAAAGCAGCAaacatctaaaaaaataattggattGCTGCAGAATGTAAGTCCACCAAATTGGATCAaatagcaaaagaaaaatacaaggtTAAAGTAAATTATCATACATACAGATCACATACAGACTACTAAATTCTAGAACCGACAGACCTGGAAGGAAATTTTCAAGCCATTAATGTCTCACATCTCTATTCCTAGATGAAATAATGAAAGACATCATCATTGAGAAAATATAGACAAAATTACCATGCTTAGTCCTTCAGCAAGATATATTTGGCTTTGAAGAAACATAACAGCTGCTGGGATCTGATAATCAATCTCCCCATCCTTGAAAGAatccctttttttctttgtctttttcttaGCTGGTCAACAGGACACAGGTACATATTGAAGTCAGAGTCAGCATAagcttattttttcttctaataaccAAATGCACTATTACAAAATTCTTAATCATACTACTGTGAGAGTCGTTAAACTGTTGCCAAAGATAAAGCAAAGTATTCCCTCTTTACACATATAAATcacttttcttaataaaaactCTTGATGAATTATTGTCACATACCAGAGTCACTGCTCATTGCCATGCGGAGATGTTTCTTCTCAGTGAGCTTGATcaacacaacataaatatacCAGTATACCATGCAATAATCATGGACAGAGTAGAGTTCCAATTCAAATCCCAAATTGAGAAATCGAAACGCTATCCAATAAGTTTGCTCTTCTACCCATGCGAGAATATGTTGGTATATTTTGAAACATATTTTCTGCTAGAACAGGAGCAATATTATAAATTAGCAGATGAATTGTAGTTTAGAGATAGCAGCTAATAGACAATCAGCCCATTTATGCCCATGAAAAGCATGTGTGCTGCAATGCAACACAAGAAAACTCACTTCCACGTGAGTTTAACATTATTTCTCAAAGGTTTCTGAAAACTAACTTTTTAAGGAGCACCAGACAATTGGTAAACTAACAAGCAACAAACCTTATTGTTTGAAGTTTTTGAGGCTTCTTCAAACTCTCCTTTAAAAGTCATCTCTAGCTGCAGAGTAATGCAAGATTAAcagattaattttaaatgtacTTCCGGGCAGtcataaaatatatgtatttgcATTAACCATAGAAGCTTAATCCCACACCCAATGCCGGGATATCTTGACCATTTAATCCCTTCCCCTATAACAAATTTCTATTGTAttctttttgcatttttcaactttttttttgtgttcctgccgtcaaataagaaaaacaaatactaGTAACTCAAAAAAATCTAACCCCCCCCCCACCCACCCACccccacaaaaaaaaaggtttctCTCAGAGTAAGATAATGTATTAAATTAAGAAGCCTCCATGAAAACCTTCCTAAAATTTAACTCAatttcttaaagaaaataagACATGTTGATTTTACagcacaagaaagaaaaagggggaGAGGAAGCTTGTAGTATACTCTGGAAAACAAGCAAAGGACACACCTGTACATAGGTGACATGCCAGTCTTGTAACATTTTCCCTAGCTTACGCCTTTGCCAAGCAGCATTTGTACAAAGAATTTTGAGTAAATTTATCACCAACTGCATGCATAATACTTGAACAGATTATACAGTGTCTAACTAAATCAATCATGAATGGTGCAGCCATTTCTTAGGAGGACAAGAATTCATATGGGAATGATATTGTCCTTGAGTCAGAAAATCTAGGTTGattataaaaactaacaaaattagaTAAAAGGAAGTAATTGAGCCTTGataatttcaggtaaaaagaTTATCATCATCGTCATCGAAAGTATGCATGTCTATATAAGTTCAGGAACACATACAAAAGAGTGAAAGGAGTTATGTTACGTAGATCATTAATAGTATGCCAATAGCTATAACTGCGTTACCTGTCCTAGTTGCACcataaattcatttttctgAAAGTCATAATTCTCTGTGACTCCAGGTAATCCAGCAGCTCCAGTGATCATAGAAAACATAGGATCCCGACCATAGAGTTTCCCATCCTGGACCAGCAGAAGCTGATAACAAGTTTTAATGGTTGAGGTTGGAGAACAGAGCACAAAACAATAGTAGTAAGCACAATTCTGCTACCATGCACATCTAGCATGGCCTTACAGGTATGGACATAGTGACACAATGGACCAATAGCACAAAGACAAGCATCAACATTCTAATAAGAAGCATGAAGACATAACAAGTGTTACTTTGTGTGTCTCTAGCAACCCATAAAAGGTTCTTCCAAAAGTACAAGTGTTAGAAGAAATCAGGTGCTGTGCTTAGCTATTAATAATAGTTCCTTCAACATTTTTACTAATAGATGCAAGCTTTATAGTGATGTCACTCCCTAATATTCTGTTCAACAAGGTAAAAACTCTGATAACATATAATACTCATTAACAGTGCCAATAATCAGGTTACAAGTAATACATGCTTACCAACTAACACTATCACATAAAAAAAGGGCAACCCAATGTTATGAAGGTCCCACTGTGTGTGAGGTTCAGGGAAGGGTCAGACCCACATGGTCTATAGCAGGCACAGCCTTTTCAGGAGGCTGATTCCTCGACATAGAAAAAACTAACGTACCCTAGTGTCTGGAGGAGGCTCCTTGCCATGCAAAGTATGGGGGAAAGTCATTGTATGCTGTCTtgcccttgcatatgcaaagaggctgtttccctATTCAATATATTAAATAGGGTACAACGGAAAAATTCACATTTTCATAAAAGactatatttttctcttcctgGCTGTGTCtcctaagaaaaaaagaaaaaatctaattgaaaaatactcaaatttaattaaatagctAGTCTATGTAGAAAATTCATTAAAGTAGCTATAACAAGACAGTCAAATCAAGGAACATTCAAGATCCACCTGAAGATGAGCTCTAGCAACCAAATCAGGTCGAGATTTCTGGAATTTAACCACAAAGAGTAAAGCAGCTTCTAATGATGGGTCCAATGAGTAGGAACATACAACGTCTAGGTCTTGAAGGAGTTTCATGAAATATTCAAGGGCCTGGAAGAGATAAAATGGAAAGATTATAACAATGAAAATAAGtttcatgaattaaaagcaTACCTATAAACACTTACCTTTTCCCAAGAATGAATTTTGATTGACCGTGGTGGTGTTGGGGCAGATAATCTACAGTTTAAACTAGCATCAAAGCCAATTGGTTGACAACCAGATGCAGTTGTATTGTCTAAGTTTTGCTCAGAAATTCCATGTGCATTAGCTCTAAGAAACTCCGAACATTTTCGAATGTAATCAATCTCTGAAATGCATGAAGCTATGTGTTTTCTTGCTAACTCCAAACCCCTTCCTTGGGGTCGTTTCATAGACATCAAAAGATGGTAAAAATGCTGAAATAAAATCATGTCGTGAAATTTCAGTCAAAGAAAGCATGCATAGTTGACAAGAAAGAATTGAAATTGcaatgaaagttgaataagcacaAGATGGAAGCACAAATACACTAAATGACTAATAAAAGTACCATCAGGGAAAGCCACTAGGATTAGGGTAGTTGCGAGGGGATTGGGTAGTTTGGAGGTCATACATTTGAACCTCCATGAAGCCATTATGACCAGAATAGTGACGATGTAAGGAATACAAAAGGTTCCAGTTATGGGTACCCAAGTTTTAAAGCCAAATGCATAATATGGCATATATGGGCATTAGGAGTAAGGACATCCTCAACTTCCTTTATCAAACTAAAACTATGCTAATCAAGGAAATTTCAAAGGGTTCATGATAATTTTACAGTGCTTATCATCTTATCTTTGACATGTGTggattgattaaatatattaGTATGCTCACTTACAAATAGACAACTTATGTCTAATGCATAAATTATGCATGTATAATTCTACATTATTTGCATAACTTAGAAGAGAATAAACATAGGATAAAACCTTACGAAAACGTAATCGACACAACAGCGCTTTGCAGTAGCCTTCTTCCAGATCAGGATTATTTTGAAGTGGTTCAATATCTGCAACCAAATAGCTCACAACTAAATTAAAAGGAATCAGCATATGTCGCACCCCTTTGTGTGACTGGGGGAAAAGGCAAGACGATTTTGAG of the Glycine max cultivar Williams 82 chromosome 13, Glycine_max_v4.0, whole genome shotgun sequence genome contains:
- the LOC100815769 gene encoding N-alpha-acetyltransferase 35, NatC auxiliary subunit isoform X2, with protein sequence MAEDGSLPPRASIPSGDNSVWADVSPLLQAACQDLQEGELIHGDNFNLFAAMSALEIMDPKMDSGIACTYYSLDEAIENGVAPIPISADKTTDVRCMIDIMDHLLACEATWHKGHSLAQTVYSCLYLLRPERTSSHALLHSYCKVIRATCKAILSVVSQARTHEEEDLFTMAYGLPLSGDGDEKCLSMLNAVEETISRQLRACKVSSSKRRVPEDIEPLQNNPDLEEGYCKALLCRLRFRKHFYHLLMSMKRPQGRGLELARKHIASCISEIDYIRKCSEFLRANAHGISEQNLDNTTASGCQPIGFDASLNCRLSAPTPPRSIKIHSWEKALEYFMKLLQDLDVVCSYSLDPSLEAALLFVVKFQKSRPDLVARAHLQLLLVQDGKLYGRDPMFSMITGAAGLPGVTENYDFQKNEFMVQLGQLVINLLKILCTNAAWQRRKLGKMLQDWHVTYVQLEMTFKGEFEEASKTSNNKKICFKIYQHILAWVEEQTYWIAFRFLNLGFELELYSVHDYCMVYWYIYVVLIKLTEKKHLRMAMSSDSAKKKTKKKRDSFKDGEIDYQIPAAVMFLQSQIYLAEGLSMMFAALRNECRIVPLQSPFNTEHEIFIQQFELLQKACVPDHISYVSFKESTMHANFSTLAICDYFKEAQRIAKEVKSSFANDPDTMAELCRVEQVAERNSIALNVCQAGALDPKLKISFTFCHHPFYATAIVKRS
- the LOC100815769 gene encoding N-alpha-acetyltransferase 35, NatC auxiliary subunit isoform X3; translation: MAEDGSLPPRASIPSGDNSVWADVSPLLQAACQDLQEGELIHGDNFNLFAAMSALEIMDPKMDSGIACTYYSLDEAIENGVAPIPISADKTTDVRCMIDIMDHLLACEATWHKGHSLAQTVYSCLYLLRPERTSSHALLHSYCKVIRATCKAILSVVSQARTHEEEDLFTMAYGLPLSGDGDEKCLSMLNAVEETISRQLRACKVSSSKRRVPEDIEPLQNNPDLEEGYCKALLCRLRFRKHFYHLLMSMKRPQGRGLELARKHIASCISEIDYIRKCSEFLRANAHGISEQNLDNTTASGCQPIGFDASLNCRLSAPTPPRSIKIHSWEKALEYFMKLLQDLDVVCSYSLDPSLEAALLFVVKFQKSRPDLVARAHLQDGKLYGRDPMFSMITGAAGLPGVTENYDFQKNEFMVQLGQLVINLLKILCTNAAWQRRKLGKMLQDWHVTYVQLEMTFKGEFEEASKTSNNKQKICFKIYQHILAWVEEQTYWIAFRFLNLGFELELYSVHDYCMVYWYIYVVLIKLTEKKHLRMAMSSDSAKKKTKKKRDSFKDGEIDYQIPAAVMFLQSQIYLAEGLSMMFAALRNECRIVPLQSPFNTEHEIFIQQFELLQKACVPDHISYVSFKESTMHANFSTLAICDYFKEAQRIAKEVKSSFANDPDTMAELCRVEQVAERNSIALNVCQAGALDPKLKISFTFCHHPFYATAIVKRS
- the LOC100815769 gene encoding N-alpha-acetyltransferase 35, NatC auxiliary subunit isoform X1 — protein: MAEDGSLPPRASIPSGDNSVWADVSPLLQAACQDLQEGELIHGDNFNLFAAMSALEIMDPKMDSGIACTYYSLDEAIENGVAPIPISADKTTDVRCMIDIMDHLLACEATWHKGHSLAQTVYSCLYLLRPERTSSHALLHSYCKVIRATCKAILSVVSQARTHEEEDLFTMAYGLPLSGDGDEKCLSMLNAVEETISRQLRACKVSSSKRRVPEDIEPLQNNPDLEEGYCKALLCRLRFRKHFYHLLMSMKRPQGRGLELARKHIASCISEIDYIRKCSEFLRANAHGISEQNLDNTTASGCQPIGFDASLNCRLSAPTPPRSIKIHSWEKALEYFMKLLQDLDVVCSYSLDPSLEAALLFVVKFQKSRPDLVARAHLQLLLVQDGKLYGRDPMFSMITGAAGLPGVTENYDFQKNEFMVQLGQLVINLLKILCTNAAWQRRKLGKMLQDWHVTYVQLEMTFKGEFEEASKTSNNKQKICFKIYQHILAWVEEQTYWIAFRFLNLGFELELYSVHDYCMVYWYIYVVLIKLTEKKHLRMAMSSDSAKKKTKKKRDSFKDGEIDYQIPAAVMFLQSQIYLAEGLSMMFAALRNECRIVPLQSPFNTEHEIFIQQFELLQKACVPDHISYVSFKESTMHANFSTLAICDYFKEAQRIAKEVKSSFANDPDTMAELCRVEQVAERNSIALNVCQAGALDPKLKISFTFCHHPFYATAIVKRS